One genomic segment of Ferrimonas sp. YFM includes these proteins:
- the amrB gene encoding AmmeMemoRadiSam system protein B translates to MNVRPAAVSGSFYPADAMVLDQQLIDLVQPTFALGVPKAIIAPHAGLQYSGAVAGHLYGSMEAVAPRITRVILLGPSHRVAFDGLALPESDAFATPLGDLELDAACCEHLAEMEGVEIRQDAHAREHSLELQLPFIQHCFKKAKLVPLVVGDASASLVAKVLKRVWGGDETLIVVSSDLSHFLDYDQAKNKDGLTCRQIETLHGGLHGDQACGCRAINGLVLLAKERGMQIRRVEYLNSGDTAGDRERVVGYGSFAIYEA, encoded by the coding sequence ATGAATGTACGTCCTGCTGCGGTATCAGGCAGTTTCTATCCTGCCGATGCAATGGTGTTGGATCAGCAGTTAATTGACCTGGTCCAGCCCACTTTTGCCCTAGGTGTTCCCAAGGCGATCATCGCCCCCCATGCCGGTCTTCAGTATTCCGGCGCCGTTGCCGGCCACCTTTATGGGTCCATGGAAGCTGTGGCGCCGCGAATCACCAGGGTCATTCTGCTGGGCCCCAGTCACAGAGTCGCTTTCGACGGTTTGGCACTGCCCGAATCCGATGCCTTTGCTACCCCCCTGGGTGATCTCGAGCTGGACGCCGCATGTTGTGAGCACCTGGCTGAGATGGAAGGGGTGGAGATTCGACAAGATGCCCATGCCAGGGAGCACTCCCTGGAGTTGCAACTGCCGTTCATTCAGCACTGCTTCAAGAAAGCCAAGCTGGTGCCTCTGGTGGTGGGTGATGCGTCCGCGTCCTTGGTGGCCAAAGTGTTGAAGCGAGTCTGGGGAGGCGATGAGACCCTGATTGTGGTCAGTTCAGATCTCAGTCATTTCCTCGATTACGATCAGGCAAAGAACAAAGATGGTCTCACCTGCCGCCAGATTGAAACCCTGCATGGGGGGCTTCATGGTGACCAGGCTTGTGGTTGCCGGGCAATTAATGGATTGGTGCTTCTGGCCAAAGAGAGAGGCATGCAGATTCGTCGAGTCGAGTACCTGAACTCCGGCGACACCGCAGGTGACAGAGAGCGGGTGGTGGGGTATGGATCTTTCGCGATCTATGAAGCCTGA
- the amrS gene encoding AmmeMemoRadiSam system radical SAM enzyme, whose translation MDKPNASLGGVHPTLYWHPLEDGRVQCDLCPRHCQLREGKRGACYVRANSDGAIVLTSYGRSSGFCIDPIEKKPLNHFLPGTSVLSFGTAGCNLSCEFCQNWHISKSRQWDTLADKASPSQLAKTARAHHCDSVAFTYNDPVIFMEYAVDTAMACHELGIKSVAVTAGYIDERPREAFFQHMDAANVDLKGFTERFYRKLCHGELQPVLDTLIYLKQDTNVWLELTNLLIPDENDSAKEIESMCQWIADNLGPEVPIHFSAFHPDFHMLEKAPTPKATLVKARQIALEAGLNYVYTGNVHDQAGDTTWCPGCGKPLIRRDWYRLEQWKLQQGRCPDCHHKIPGVFRPEPGHFGRQRIPVRMTGALD comes from the coding sequence ATGGATAAGCCCAACGCCTCCCTTGGGGGAGTACACCCGACCCTTTACTGGCATCCCCTGGAAGATGGCCGGGTTCAGTGCGACCTTTGCCCGAGGCACTGCCAGTTGCGCGAAGGCAAGCGCGGCGCCTGTTATGTGAGGGCCAACAGCGACGGAGCCATAGTCCTAACCAGCTATGGACGCTCCAGTGGATTTTGCATCGACCCCATAGAGAAAAAGCCGCTCAATCACTTTCTTCCGGGTACGTCAGTCCTCTCCTTTGGTACCGCAGGGTGCAACCTAAGCTGTGAGTTCTGCCAAAACTGGCACATCAGCAAGTCTCGCCAATGGGATACCCTGGCAGATAAAGCCTCCCCCTCTCAACTGGCCAAGACAGCCCGTGCCCACCACTGCGACAGCGTGGCCTTTACCTACAATGACCCGGTGATCTTCATGGAGTATGCCGTGGATACGGCCATGGCCTGTCATGAACTGGGGATCAAGTCGGTTGCGGTGACGGCAGGGTATATCGATGAACGACCCAGAGAGGCGTTCTTCCAGCATATGGATGCCGCCAACGTGGACCTGAAGGGGTTCACAGAGCGTTTCTATCGAAAGCTGTGCCATGGTGAGCTTCAACCTGTACTGGACACCCTCATCTACCTGAAGCAGGACACAAACGTCTGGCTGGAACTGACCAATCTGCTCATTCCCGATGAAAATGACTCTGCGAAAGAGATTGAATCCATGTGCCAATGGATAGCAGACAACCTGGGTCCTGAAGTACCCATTCACTTTTCCGCCTTCCACCCGGACTTTCATATGCTGGAGAAGGCCCCCACCCCGAAAGCCACATTGGTCAAGGCCAGGCAGATCGCTCTTGAGGCGGGCCTGAACTATGTCTACACGGGGAATGTTCACGACCAGGCCGGTGACACCACCTGGTGTCCTGGGTGTGGCAAGCCTCTTATCAGGCGCGACTGGTACCGGCTGGAGCAATGGAAGCTGCAGCAGGGACGTTGTCCCGACTGCCATCACAAAATACCCGGAGTGTTTCGGCCTGAACCCGGTCACTTTGGCCGCCAACGGATTCCCGTGAGAATGACCGGTGCACTAGACTGA
- the amrA gene encoding AmmeMemoRadiSam system protein A, producing the protein MESLTQKQKSTLLTLARHAIARRLGISVGKMDIEHSTLNQVMACFVTLKIGNELRGCVGTLEPRHPLWQGVQRMAVAAAFDDSRFSALTLDEWPEIRLSISILTPSEPLTVSSETELLQSLRPGLDGLTLECGRYHATFLPAVWESLPEPKDFVAQLKRKGGLAPEFWSDEIRWYRYHSISFSETDAASV; encoded by the coding sequence ATGGAATCGCTGACTCAAAAGCAGAAATCTACCCTGCTCACTCTGGCGCGACACGCAATCGCAAGGCGGTTGGGAATCTCCGTGGGTAAGATGGACATTGAGCATTCAACCTTGAACCAAGTGATGGCCTGCTTCGTCACGCTCAAGATTGGTAATGAGCTCAGGGGGTGTGTCGGAACCCTGGAGCCTCGCCATCCTTTGTGGCAAGGCGTTCAGCGCATGGCGGTTGCAGCGGCGTTTGACGACAGCCGCTTCTCAGCATTGACACTCGATGAGTGGCCTGAGATTAGGCTGAGCATCTCCATATTGACGCCGTCTGAACCTCTGACGGTGTCCAGCGAGACTGAGCTTTTGCAGAGCCTGAGACCAGGTCTGGATGGACTCACTCTGGAATGCGGTCGATATCATGCGACCTTCCTGCCCGCAGTTTGGGAGTCACTTCCAGAGCCAAAGGATTTCGTGGCGCAGCTCAAGCGCAAAGGAGGGTTGGCTCCGGAGTTTTGGAGCGATGAGATTCGCTGGTATCGATACCATTCCATCAGCTTCAGCGAAACCGACGCGGCTTCAGTCTAG